The stretch of DNA TATTCGGCCATGGCATTGATTTTATTACGGGTCAATATAGTCGGGGTGCTTCGGGTTTTTGGATTGAAAATGGTGAAATTTCTTATCCTGTGAGTGAAGTAACGCTAGGTTCTGATTTGCTTCATATGTTAGCACATTTAACACCTGCCAATGATATTGATCGGCGTTATGGGACAGCGGCTCCAACATTATTAATTGAAGGGATGACACTTGCAGGAACATAACACGCATCATTCTTCTGATTTAAATCTTTTGCGTAACGTTTGTCGAGAGGCAGGAGATTTAGCAATGCGGTATTTTGGAGGCACGTTGGATGTTTGGATGAAAGAGGGGAATTCACCGGTTAGTGAGGCAGATTTTGCTGTTGATCATTTTTTGAAAGAAAAGCTTCTTGGAGCACGTCCAAACTATGGATGGATTTCAGAAGAAACAAAAGATAATCGAGAACAACGAGATTATAAACGCTCCTTTGTGGTTGATCCTATTGATGGAACACGAGGTTTTCTTTCTGGCAGTCCTTATTGGTGTATTTCGGTTGCCATTATTGAGAATGGGCGCCCTATTGTGGGCGTTTTACAGTGTCCGGCTCAAGGAGATGTTTATGCAGCGGTCACGGGTGGAGGGGCAACATTAAATGGGATAAAACTTCCTCGTTTAGCCTTTCAGGTTCATCGAAAATATAAAATCTCGCTTGATAAATCGCTCGCACAAAAATTACCAGATGATTTTCGCAATCGCATCAGTCTTTACCATTATCTTCCTTCTCTTGCTTATCGTCTTGTTCTTGTTGCTCAAGATGAGATCGATATCGTATTAGTTCGTCCGAATTGTCATGAATGGGATATTGCCGCGGCTGATCTTATTTTGCAGGAGTGTGGAGGGTGCTTTTTATCGCTTGATGCCCCTTTACTATCTTACGGAACTGAACCTTATCGATATGGACTTTTAATTGCTGGTAAAAATAATTGCTGTCAAGATATGATTGATATTGTTCATCAAGCAAAGTTAGTTTAATCACATAAAAGCGTGCTAGAATTATCTGAGGATATGGAGACACATATGACTGAAACCAACGAAAAAAAACAATATTTACATCTTGTATTTGGTGGTGAGTTAAAAAATCTTAAGAGCAATCAATTTAAGAATCCTGATGATTTAGATGTGGTTGGTATTTTTTCAAATTATCAATCCGCTCAAGAAGCATGGCAGGCAAAAGCACAAAGCAGTGTAGATAATGCATTACAACGTTATTACATCGTAGATTTGCATCAATTTCTTGATGCTGAAACAGATGATGCAGAGTGAAGCTTGAATATTTGGTCATTATATCCGCTACCTCACGCTTGTTTATCGTGCTCTCTCATAAGCGTGTTCTTTTAAAGAATAGAACGCCATAGAACAAAATGCTATTGTTGTTGTAAATTCATAGACTTTCTTAAGAAAATATTTCTCAAGGTATCCAATTCATTTCATAATGGTGTTCGCGCAAGGTACAATCCATTATTGCATCATCATATTTGCACTTAAAATATTAATAAAAATGCAGGCTTACATTATTATGCACTTTGCTAGCCCAAAGTATGAGGATAAAATTTAGCACTTGAGATAGAGCATAAGAGGCATTTTTACTCCTTTTTTCAGTATTTTTTTATATATCTCCTATCCACCAGTTGTGCGTAAGCAAAAAGTTTTGATTGTTTCAACATAAGAAAGTTTTATGCTATTCAAGGGCAAGTTACGCAATGGGAAATAATTATACATCAATATATTGCCTCATTATGCGAATATAGTGTGATTAAGTTTTTGAATTTTATGTCAGAGTGAGTAAAAAAGTTCAAAAAGACGGTATATTTTTAAGCACCTTTGGTAAAATAAGGAGCATTTACTAGCGACAGGTGGTTTGCGCAAGTGTTTGTTGTGAAAGCAATGGGGGATGCTCTTTTATTTATAAGATAAATTTAGATGACAATTGCAAAGGCACGAAGGAACTTGTAATTCATTTATTATTATCGTTTTTTTTCATAAGGAGTATTGTATTGGAATTTTCTTTTTTCTCAAAGTGAGGAAGTTGTTCCTCTATTTTTCTTAGTTGTGCAAAATAAATATGGAGTTTACAAAACAGTGTGAGCGTAACGTGATTGTGATTGGAATGGAATAATGTCTAGCATATCACGTTCATAAAAAATTCAGTATTATTAACATTTGAAATACCTTTAAATCTGAAAAAATATGGCTATGAATTTGGATATTGCATATGAAATAGTAGAGAAAGCTGTAACAGAGGCATTGTATAGTCAATGATCTATTTCTATTATTCTATTGTATCTATGCTATTTTTATAGGAAAGTTTAAAAAGATAGGGATAAAATTATATTTCTTTTTCTTTAGTGCCTTCAATTTTCCCATGGGAGAAATATTCTTTATCCAAGATACGGATGGTATTAAAAAAATCTGGATGCAACCAATAGTATTGATAAATTTCTTAACAAAATAAGCCTATAGATATCTCAAAACAGCTAATGAGGTGATTTTAAATGGTAGAATTAAAGGCACATGCGGCTCTTTTAACCTATCGGATGATTGGCTTTTTCTTATATCCTGTTATCCCTTTTTACTTGTTTTTTCGTGCTATCCGTGGAAAAGAAGAGTGGTGTCGCAAAAAAGAGCGTTTAGGTAAAAGCTCCCTTCGACGTCCCCAAGGTTCGTTAGTTTGGTTGCATGCAGCAAGTGTTGGAGAAACACTTGCGCTTGTTCCTCTTATAAATCATATTTTATCATTAAAAATCAATGTGTTATTGACAACCGGGACTGTGACCTCTTCCTCTCTTGTGAAAAAACATTTTGGTCATCGGTTAATTCATCAATATGCTCCTTTGGATTTAGATTTTGTTGTGCGGCGTTTTATTCGTCGTTGGAAGCCTGATCTCGTTTTGATTTGTGAATCGGAAATTTGGCCTCTTCGTATTAAAGAACTTGCTAAAATGGATATTCCACAGATTTTGGTTAATGCTCATATGTCTGAACGTTCTTTTAAAGCTTGGAAAAAACAGCACGTTCTTGCTAAACATATTTTTAAGGATATTGATTTGGCGATTAGTCAAAACGAAAGAGATGTTATTTATTATCATACACTTGGCGTAAAATCTGTAACGTTTTCTGGTAATCTCAAGGCTGATGTTTTTTTGGTTGAAGATCAAGCATTGCTTGCACGTTATCGTAATGCTATCGGCAACCGCCCAGTTTGGGCCGCTGTTTCAACGCATGAAGGGGAAGAGGAGATTGCTTTTGAGGTTCATAAGATTGTTAAAAATTATTTGCCAGATTTATTAACAATTATTGTGCCTCGACATCCTGAACGTTTAGAAGATCTTATCAAAAAATGTGACAATCAGAGTTTACGTTTTATTCGGAGAAGTAGAAATACTCTTCCAGATATGAATACCGACATTTTATGGGGCGATACGATTGGAGAAATGGGACTTTTTCTTCGTTTATCCAAAGTTTCTTTCGTTGGTAAGTCGTTATGTGGAAAGGGAGGACATAATCCATTAGAATTGGCTTTACTCGGCTCCGCTATTTTAACGGGGCCTCATGTTTCAAATTTTCAAGAGATGTTCGAACAATTTTTAATGCGTGATGCAGCATGTATGGTTCAAGATACAAAACAGCTTGCGATTCAGGTGTATAAACTTTTAACCAATGAAACACGGCGACAAGAAATGGTTGATAAGGCCCATGAGGTTGCAACAGATATGGCAGGAGCACTTGAGCGCACGTTAAAGATTTTAGACCCGTTTTTACAACCCCTTGTCATACAAACAGGTTTACATCAGCGTCAGGGTGGATATGCATATTAGTGCCCCTCATTTTTGGTGGAAAAATAAAAGCTTTTTACGTTTTTTATTAGCTCCAATTTCATGGGGGTATGGCTATTTTTCATGTCGTTTTATGGGAAGACAGCCCCCCGTAATTGATCTTCCGGTTTTATGTATTGGGAATTTTACATGTGGTGGTACGGGTAAAACGCCGGTTGTTATTGCTTTTGCCAAAGTGGCGAAAGAACTTGGTTTTGTCCCTGGTGTTGTATCACGGGGTTATGGTGGAGCAGTTAAAGGAGTGCATCTTGTAAATGAAAAATATGACACCGCGCGCGATGTTGGAGATGAGGCTCTTTTACTGGCACAGCATGCTTTTGTTGCTGTATCGGCTAATCGTTATGCAGCAGCACAACGGCTGAAAAAAGAGGGATGTAATCTTATTCTAATGGATGATGGCTTTCAAAGCCGCCGACTTTATATGGATTATACGTTACTTGTTGTTGATGCGATGCGTGGTTTTGGCAATGGAGCTGTCTTTCCAGCAGGACCTTTGCGTGTACCATTAAAAACGCAATTTTCTTTTATGGATAGTGTTTTATTGATTGGTCACTCAGATGCGCGTGATAATGTTTCTTTTCTTATTGCGCGTACTGGAAAGCCTTTGCATCGTGCTCATCTTAAGGCAAGGGCCTCTGATGAGGTTGCAGGAAAATCATTTTTGGCATTTGCGGGTATTGGCAATCCAGACAAATTTTTTCAATCCATTAAAGAATTGTCTGGTCATGTGGTGCAAACTTATACCTATCCAGATCACTATTTTTTTACCGATAAAAATTTAACAAGCCTTGTACAAAAGGCTCAAATGTACAATTTATGGTTAGCAACAACAGCTAAAGATTATATTCGTATACAGACAATTCATGAGCGAAAAGATTTGAAAAATCTTATTGTTTTTGATGTGGATGTCGATTTTGTTCAAAAAGATTTCTGCCGTATGCTTCTTGAGGAGGTTATAACCCGCTTTAGAAAACGTTCCTGTGAATTTTCTTGTGCGAAAGGCAAAGGCTAAATTTATAGCTTTTAAGGGGCTATTCTTCTTGTGTTTTTAACAATTGCTTGAGATATGGATTGCATTCAAGTTCGCGATGATAGGAGATTTCACAACTAGCATAGGCTTCTTGGCGGTGATGATTCCAATATTTTAAATCATCTATAGGGATTTTTTGTCCGCTAACAGCACAAACGATATAGGTTCCATATTCTACAATATCATATCCGTTATTAGAATAACGAACTTTTGCTTCGCGTTCATCATGAGAAAACATTTTCTACATTTCCTTTTTACTTGACATTATTACTCAAGAAAATGCCATAAGATATATTATACAGTCCAGAATTAATTTAAAAATATTTTTCTTGTTAAAAGGATTAAGCGTTTATTTTCTGCCAAAAAGCCGTTCTATATCTGCTAATTTGAGTTCAATATAAGTAGGGCGGCCATGATTACATGTACTTGTATTGGGTATTGCCTCCATTTGTCGTAACAGTCTGTTCATTTCTTCGGGGCGTAAAAGACGTCCTGATCGTATGGAGCCGTGACAAGCCATCGTTGCTGCAACATAATCAAGCATTGCTTTTAAATTGTTTGTTGTATCGTACTCAGCAGCTTCATCGGCGAGATCTTTAATAAGGGCTTGTACGTTGATCTTTCCTAACATGGAAGGCGTTTCGCGTACAAGAATTGCACCAGGTCCAAATGGTTCTATTCCTAATCCAAATTTTTGCAAAGCATCTTTGTGTGTTAAAAGGCATGTTGCATCCTCTTCAGAGAGTTCTACAATTTCAGGAATGAGTAATAATTGTGAAGGAAGTGGTTTGGCATAAAGTGCATTTTTGAGTGCTTCATAAACCAATCGTTCGTGTGCAGCATGCTGATCGACAATGATCAAACTATCTTGAGTTTGGGCGATAATATAGTTTTTATGAATTTGTGCTCTGGCCGCACCTAGAGGATAAGATAACTCTTCTGATGAAGGTATAGTGCTTGGAATGTATGCATCTCCGCTTGGTGTATTTAAGCCTTCCATAATAGGCGTGGCATTTTCTTTCAAACCAAAAGAGTTGGTACTATCCAACGGTTTGTGAACCATTGAAGCGGTGGCAAAATGATGAGACTGCGGGCTGTAAGAAGAGGATTGGTGAGCATTTTTAAAATTACCCAAAGATTGTTGTGTCAATGGTTTTTGTGTTTGAAATGCAGCAAGCATTGCTTCAGAACGGGTTGAAGTAGGGCGAATACCAGATTGCTGCAATGCTTCACGAATTGCTCCAACGATTAAACCACGAATTAAGCCCGGATCACGGAATCGTACATCAGCTTTGGCGGGGTGAACATTAACATCGACTTCAGCAGGGGGAAGATCAATAAAAAGAATAGCGACAGGATAACGATCCCGTGTCATGACATCAGCATAAGCGCCTCGGATTGCACCCCATAGAAATTTATCACGCACAGGACGCCCATTAACATAAGCAAATTGATGAAGGCTGTTATTTCGGTTGAAAGATGGCAAACAAGCAAACCCCGTTAAGCGTACGGATTCGCGTTCAGCATCCAATGCAATGCTGTTAGGGGCGAATTCTTTTCCCATAATTTGGGTAATACGTTGTAATTGTCCTTGCGTATTATTTTCTGTCGCAGACAGTTCCATAGATGTTCTGTCTAGTCCTGAAAGAGAAAAGCGGATATGTGGAAATGCAATAGCAATTCGTTTAATCATATCACTAATAGCATTTGTTTCAGCCCGATCAGTTTTCATAAATTTTAATCGTGCTGGTGTGACAAAGAAAAGGTCACGAACTTCAACAATTGTTCCCAAATTTGCAGCAGCGGGCTTGGGACCTACAATTTTTCCTGCAGTTACGGAAATTTCAGCAGCATTCTCAGCCTCTTTTGTTCGTGAAATGAGTTTGAGTTTAGCAACAGAACCAATAGAAGGGAGAGCTTCTCCTCTAAACCCAAGGAAGCAGATATTGTGTACATCATCGGTGATCTTTGAGGTACAATGGCGAGAAACGGCTAAAGTTAACTGATCTGCCGGAATCCCACAACCATTATCACTTACCTTTATAAAATTTTTTCCACCATTCGCTGTAATAATTTCAATGCGCGTTGCACCAGCATCAATAGCATTTTCAACAAGTTCTTTGACAACATTTGCTGGCCGTTCAATCACTTCACCAGCGGCGATTTGATTAATAATATTTTCGCTAAGATGGCGTATAATCATCATAAATTCTAACAGGGTTCTTAAGGGGGTTATAGGAAATTATGATAACATTATTTGTGCAACATTCAAGAATGAGAAGGTATGAGAGATCTTATTTCTAAACATTTCTTATTTTTTCGAGAGCGTATTATACTAAATGTTCTTCATTATTCGAAATATTAACAGATTACTTGAAAAAAATAGAAAAAATAATTTTTATCATCCTAAAATAGCTTGCACCAATTTATCATCTAGGTCAAAAAAGAAACAGTGTAAAAAGGGAAGGCAACATATATGGCGCGTATAAGCGGTATTTTAGCAGATAGTGATATACAAGCTTTGATTGATAATAACTTTCTGAAAGCTCAATATCCATTTGATAGATCTCAAATACAACCCGCAAGCCTTGATCTTCGTTTAGGGGAAAAAGCTTATCGTATCCGTGCTTCCTTTATGCCGGGTCTTGATACAAAAGTTTTGGATAAACTTGAACGGTTAAAGTTACATGAGTTTGATTTACGAGATGGGGCTGTTTTGGAAACGGGCTGTGTTTATATAGTTCCACTTTTAGAAAATTTGTCCTTACCAGAATTTTTATCTGCTATTGCCAATCCAAAAAGCTCTACGGGACGATTAGATATTTTTACACGAGTTATTACGGACAATGCTCAAGAGTTTGATAAAATTTGTGCTGGTTATCATGGTCCCCTTTATCTGGAAATTAGCCCACGAACATTTCCAATTTTGGTGCGTACAGGCTCGCATTTATCACAGCTTCGATTTAGAAAAGGGCAAAGTTATTTAAATGAAATTGAACTGCATGCTTTGCAAAGGAAAGAAACGCTGATATCGGATGATCTTCCTAATATTAGCGCTGGTGGTATTGGGCTTTCCATTAATTTAAAAGGAGATGAAAACAGGCTTATAGGTTATCGTGGGAAACATCATACAAGTGTTATTGATATTGATAAACGTGCTGTTGCTCACGTTTTAGATTTTTGGGAACCTCTTTTTGATCGTGGACAAAGGGAGCTGGTTCTTGATCCTGATGAGTTTTATATTTTAGTTTCACGAGAGTTTGTTCATGTGCCTCCACTTTATGCTGCAGAAATGACACCTTTTGATCCTTTAGTTGGTGAGTTTAGGGTGCATTATGCAGGCTTTTTTGATCCAGGATTTGGGCATATGGAAGCGAGTGGTAAAGGGGCAAGAGCGGTTTTAGAAGTGCGGAGCCATGAAGTTCCTTTTATCTTAGAGCATGGTCAAATTATTGGCCGTTTGGTCTATGAGCATATGCTTAATCGACCATCAGCCCTTTATGGACATGATATTGGGTCACATTATCAAGCACAGGGTTTAAAGTTATCCAAGCATTTTAAATGAGCTGAAAACGACGAATTTTGCTAAAATGTATGGAGAAAATATCTTTTAAGTAAGAAATTTGTTCTTCACAAAATCGGCACCATGCACTCTATTTTCAGTTTTAAAAGTTATGGCAGCCCTTGAATTTTGAGGATATGAGAGGCATTTTTACTTTTTTTTAAGAGTTTTTATTCATACGAGTTCTGTTTATGATGAGAAAAAGAATAGTTTCAATTGTTTCATCGTGAAAAGAGCTGAAATGAAAGATTTTTATTGTATTTAATTCTTATTCAATATGTCATGCATATGTATTATAATAATAAATCAACAGCTTACTGAAATTGGATATAACAATAGCTTATTTGTTTTTCAAAAAAACGTGTAAGACTGGGTGTTGCTATTCACTACATTTTAATAACAATTTTTTTAATGAAGAGTGTTTTAATTTTAGCAACCCATTTATAGCCTCGGGATATAATACCGCCAGAAAATTATTCAACTAAAGGTGAATAATTTCTATGATAATGAACATTAAAAAATTTTTTTATGCTCTATGTGAATGAGATATTGTATATTTTTATGAACTCTCACGAATAAGTAAAATATCTCATTTTTGAATATTACCATATGAGAATATTTCTGGACATACGTGACAGCTTTGTTTCCAGTATTAATTAAAGTTTTTTTCTCTCTTTGGGAGGAGATTATGGGTTATGCTCAATGACAAGAGACTCTATATTCTTATAAATGATAATGTAAGGATTCTTTGGAGGAAGAGATGTCTTTAAATTGCAATTAACTTAATTGGTGGAGCAATCGCTTTCGAATATGTATTCATTTAAAATAGAATATAATAATTTCAATTGCCATGAACAATGTGTGAGTGGATACGTTATGGATACTGCTCCATACTGTATATTTTTATATTTGGAAAAGAGAAAGAAGACATTGTTTTTATCAATTAGTTTTTTTAGAAAGTTGCAATCCCTGTTATCTCTATTTATTCAATGGAGCATTTTGTGAGGATATCAAATAGGAGATACAGGGAGCTCTTATGCGTTTTAGGGTATTTTCCCTTTTCATTTAGGAACAATGGTGCCATCAATGATTATTGCTTCAACATTTGATTATCGGAAGGCAGCAAAACGTCGGCTTCCCCCTTTCCTTTTTCACTATATTGATGGTGGGGCTTATGCTGAAGAAACATTGCGACGTAATTGTAGCGATCTTCAAGCACTTGCACTGCGTCAAAGGATTTTAAGGCAAGTTGGTGGTGTTGATCTTTCAATCAAGCTTTTTGAGCAGCGACTTGATTTACCGATTGTTCTTGCACCTGTTGGGCTCACGGGCATGTATGCACGTCGTGGTGAAGTACAAGCGGCGCATGCCGCAACAGCAAAAGGGATTCCTTTTACTCTATCTTCTGTTTCAGTTTGTCCCATTGCAGAAGTGCAGGAAGCGGTTGGGGGAGGATTTTGGTTTCAGCTTTACGTTCTCAAAGATCGTGGTTTCATGCGTGATGCATTAGAGCGGGCTTGGGCATCTGGGGTTCGCACACTGGTTTTTACCGTTGATATGCCAATTCCTGGTGCCCGTTATCGTGATGCGCATTCGGGGATGTCTGGCCCTTATGCTGGATTACGCCGTTTTTTACAAGCTTTTACGCATCCACATTGGGCTTGGAATGTGGGTATTATGGGGCGCCCCCATGATCTTGGAAATGTTTCCACTTATCTCGAAAAGAAGATTGCATTGGATGATTATGTTGGTTGGCTTGGGGCAAATTTTGATCCATCAATTGGTTGGCATGATCTACAATGGATTCGGGATTTCTGGAAGGGAAAAATGATTCTGAAAGGTATTCTTGATCCAGAAGATGCGCGAGAAGCAGTACAATTTGGTGCTGATGGTATCGTTGTTTCTAATCATGGCGGACGCCAACTCGATGGTGTCTTATCAACGGCGCGGGCATTACCAGCAATTGCCGAGGCTGTAAAGAATGATTTGGTTATTTTAGCGGATTCTGGTGTGCGTTCTGGACTTGATGTTGTACGCATGATCGCACAAGGTGCGGATGCCGTTATGATTGGTCGTGCTTTTGTTTATGCACTTGCAGCAGCAGGTGAGAAAGGTGTTGCTCACCTGCTTGATCTTTTTGCCAATGAAATGCGGGTCGCTATGACACTGACTGGTGCTCAGACACTCAAAGAGATTACATGTGAAAGTTTAGTGAATACAGATGCCTTTAAACAATGAAAGTTATGTTTTATACTGCTTTTAGAAAAAAATCTTTTTTATAGAAGAGCATAATTGTATATTTTACAGCTAAGTTGACGGTTAACGTTAAAGAAAAAAGTCAAAACTCTTCTCCATAAAATGACAAGAAGTACCCAATAACTATAATAATAGTAAAGAAAAAATCTTAATAACAATCAAAGCAGAAAAAGCAAAAATGACATTGCTGCATCTTTTATTCACTTTTTTAAAAGCTTATTCTAAGGATAAAAAGGAACAAGCGCTGCGAGTAAAGGCATAACAACTGTTGATATAGAAAAAATAGATATAAATAATGCTGTGAGCATTTTTCCTCTCCTGTTTATAAAAATATAATATATTAATTATGTATTGTTTTAATACACAATTAAATTCATATAGTATATAAATAATTTTATTTAAAAAGTCAATAT from Bartonella tribocorum CIP 105476 encodes:
- a CDS encoding 3'(2'),5'-bisphosphate nucleotidase CysQ, with protein sequence MQEHNTHHSSDLNLLRNVCREAGDLAMRYFGGTLDVWMKEGNSPVSEADFAVDHFLKEKLLGARPNYGWISEETKDNREQRDYKRSFVVDPIDGTRGFLSGSPYWCISVAIIENGRPIVGVLQCPAQGDVYAAVTGGGATLNGIKLPRLAFQVHRKYKISLDKSLAQKLPDDFRNRISLYHYLPSLAYRLVLVAQDEIDIVLVRPNCHEWDIAAADLILQECGGCFLSLDAPLLSYGTEPYRYGLLIAGKNNCCQDMIDIVHQAKLV
- a CDS encoding DUF4170 domain-containing protein, giving the protein MTETNEKKQYLHLVFGGELKNLKSNQFKNPDDLDVVGIFSNYQSAQEAWQAKAQSSVDNALQRYYIVDLHQFLDAETDDAE
- the waaA gene encoding lipid IV(A) 3-deoxy-D-manno-octulosonic acid transferase, which encodes MVELKAHAALLTYRMIGFFLYPVIPFYLFFRAIRGKEEWCRKKERLGKSSLRRPQGSLVWLHAASVGETLALVPLINHILSLKINVLLTTGTVTSSSLVKKHFGHRLIHQYAPLDLDFVVRRFIRRWKPDLVLICESEIWPLRIKELAKMDIPQILVNAHMSERSFKAWKKQHVLAKHIFKDIDLAISQNERDVIYYHTLGVKSVTFSGNLKADVFLVEDQALLARYRNAIGNRPVWAAVSTHEGEEEIAFEVHKIVKNYLPDLLTIIVPRHPERLEDLIKKCDNQSLRFIRRSRNTLPDMNTDILWGDTIGEMGLFLRLSKVSFVGKSLCGKGGHNPLELALLGSAILTGPHVSNFQEMFEQFLMRDAACMVQDTKQLAIQVYKLLTNETRRQEMVDKAHEVATDMAGALERTLKILDPFLQPLVIQTGLHQRQGGYAY
- the lpxK gene encoding tetraacyldisaccharide 4'-kinase is translated as MHISAPHFWWKNKSFLRFLLAPISWGYGYFSCRFMGRQPPVIDLPVLCIGNFTCGGTGKTPVVIAFAKVAKELGFVPGVVSRGYGGAVKGVHLVNEKYDTARDVGDEALLLAQHAFVAVSANRYAAAQRLKKEGCNLILMDDGFQSRRLYMDYTLLVVDAMRGFGNGAVFPAGPLRVPLKTQFSFMDSVLLIGHSDARDNVSFLIARTGKPLHRAHLKARASDEVAGKSFLAFAGIGNPDKFFQSIKELSGHVVQTYTYPDHYFFTDKNLTSLVQKAQMYNLWLATTAKDYIRIQTIHERKDLKNLIVFDVDVDFVQKDFCRMLLEEVITRFRKRSCEFSCAKGKG
- a CDS encoding DUF2093 domain-containing protein, which encodes MFSHDEREAKVRYSNNGYDIVEYGTYIVCAVSGQKIPIDDLKYWNHHRQEAYASCEISYHRELECNPYLKQLLKTQEE
- the mutL gene encoding DNA mismatch repair endonuclease MutL translates to MIIRHLSENIINQIAAGEVIERPANVVKELVENAIDAGATRIEIITANGGKNFIKVSDNGCGIPADQLTLAVSRHCTSKITDDVHNICFLGFRGEALPSIGSVAKLKLISRTKEAENAAEISVTAGKIVGPKPAAANLGTIVEVRDLFFVTPARLKFMKTDRAETNAISDMIKRIAIAFPHIRFSLSGLDRTSMELSATENNTQGQLQRITQIMGKEFAPNSIALDAERESVRLTGFACLPSFNRNNSLHQFAYVNGRPVRDKFLWGAIRGAYADVMTRDRYPVAILFIDLPPAEVDVNVHPAKADVRFRDPGLIRGLIVGAIREALQQSGIRPTSTRSEAMLAAFQTQKPLTQQSLGNFKNAHQSSSYSPQSHHFATASMVHKPLDSTNSFGLKENATPIMEGLNTPSGDAYIPSTIPSSEELSYPLGAARAQIHKNYIIAQTQDSLIIVDQHAAHERLVYEALKNALYAKPLPSQLLLIPEIVELSEEDATCLLTHKDALQKFGLGIEPFGPGAILVRETPSMLGKINVQALIKDLADEAAEYDTTNNLKAMLDYVAATMACHGSIRSGRLLRPEEMNRLLRQMEAIPNTSTCNHGRPTYIELKLADIERLFGRK
- a CDS encoding 2'-deoxycytidine 5'-triphosphate deaminase encodes the protein MARISGILADSDIQALIDNNFLKAQYPFDRSQIQPASLDLRLGEKAYRIRASFMPGLDTKVLDKLERLKLHEFDLRDGAVLETGCVYIVPLLENLSLPEFLSAIANPKSSTGRLDIFTRVITDNAQEFDKICAGYHGPLYLEISPRTFPILVRTGSHLSQLRFRKGQSYLNEIELHALQRKETLISDDLPNISAGGIGLSINLKGDENRLIGYRGKHHTSVIDIDKRAVAHVLDFWEPLFDRGQRELVLDPDEFYILVSREFVHVPPLYAAEMTPFDPLVGEFRVHYAGFFDPGFGHMEASGKGARAVLEVRSHEVPFILEHGQIIGRLVYEHMLNRPSALYGHDIGSHYQAQGLKLSKHFK
- the lldD gene encoding FMN-dependent L-lactate dehydrogenase LldD, yielding MIIASTFDYRKAAKRRLPPFLFHYIDGGAYAEETLRRNCSDLQALALRQRILRQVGGVDLSIKLFEQRLDLPIVLAPVGLTGMYARRGEVQAAHAATAKGIPFTLSSVSVCPIAEVQEAVGGGFWFQLYVLKDRGFMRDALERAWASGVRTLVFTVDMPIPGARYRDAHSGMSGPYAGLRRFLQAFTHPHWAWNVGIMGRPHDLGNVSTYLEKKIALDDYVGWLGANFDPSIGWHDLQWIRDFWKGKMILKGILDPEDAREAVQFGADGIVVSNHGGRQLDGVLSTARALPAIAEAVKNDLVILADSGVRSGLDVVRMIAQGADAVMIGRAFVYALAAAGEKGVAHLLDLFANEMRVAMTLTGAQTLKEITCESLVNTDAFKQ